Within Streptomyces sp. NBC_01255, the genomic segment GCTGGCTCTGTGGCACAGCTCGGGGCCGGTCACCATCTTCGGGACGTACGCCAGCCTCGGTGTTCTGGCGGAGGCTTTCGAGGGCGCCTACGGGCAGCAGCTGGACCCGATGGACCTCACGGTGGTCGATGAGGCACACCGGACGTCGGGCTCGATGGGTAAGGCGTGGGCCGACGTTCATAACCAGGGTGTCATCCCGTCGCACCGCCGGCTGTACCTGACGGCCACGCCGCGGATCTGGGAGGAGCGGCTGAACCGCGAGGTCTCGGAGGGGGTGCGTGACCCGCTGCCGCGTGAGATGGCGGCCTCCATGGACGACGAGAGGGTCTTCGGGCCGGTCCTCTACAAGCTCTCGTTGGCGTCGGCCGTGTCGCGTGGGCTGCTGGCGCGGTACCAGATCATCGTCCTGGAGCTCCAGGACCCGGTCGTCACCCCGGATCGGCTGATGGGCGAGGAGCGGCACAGCGAGAAGGTCCGTGGTGAGCGCCTCGGGGCGCTCCAGGCCGCGCTGCTGCACACGATGGCGCAGCACGACCTGTCGACGTGCATCACCTTCCACCACCGGACGATAGAGGCACAGGCGTACGCGGAGGGCCTTCAGCGCGTGGCGGCGAAGCTGCACGCCGACCAGCCCGAGAAGTACCCGGCGGCGATCTGGGCGGACTGGCTGTGTGGTGAGCACGTGCCCGAGCGCCGGCGGGGAGTCCTGGGCGGCTTCGGGTCCACCGCGCAGCGGGCGGTGCTCTCGAACTGCCGTGTCCTGGGCGAGGGCGTGGACATCCGGGCGGTGGACTCGGTGGCCCTTCTGGACCCCAAGGGCGCTCCGCACGACATCGTCCAGGCGATTGGCCGGGCGCTCCGTCAGAAGCCCGGACAGGGCAAGGTGGCCTCTTTGATCGTGCCGGTATTTCTCCAGCCTGGAGAAAAGCCGGAAGACATGTTCACCTCCGGATCGTATCGGCCTTTGGTGAAGGTGTTGGAGGGTCTGCGGGCTCACGACGAAGAGGCAATCGAATTGCTCGCGATTCCGCAGGAGCCTCAGAAGGACGTCGCGCAGCCGTCCGAGTACATCGGTCCGCCGCCCGAGGAAGGCGAGGACGAATCCCGTCTGCTGCTCCGCTTTGCCGCTCCCCGTGACCCTGTGATGGTCGCGGACTGGATTTCCTTCAACGTGATCGACACGGAGCGCCAGGACTGGGGACGCGGCTGGGCGGCACTCAAGAAGTTCACCGAGCGTGAGCTTCACGCCCGGGTTCCGTACGGGCACAAGGAGGGTGCGTACCCGCTGGGGCAGTGGGTCGCGGAGCAGCGACGGGCGTACGGGGCGGGGCAGATGACCGGCCAGCGCGCCCGGAGGCTGGAACAGTTGGGCATGGTCTGGTCTCTGGTCGATGAGCGGTTCCAGGAGAACCTGGAGGCCGCGAAGGCGTACTACGAGCAGCACTGGACGCTGTGCGCGCCGAGGTCCGCGACCATGTTGGACAGGCCGGTGGGGCAGTGGTTGGCCAACCTCCGCCGGCCTGGCGCCCTGGACGATCGCCCCGAGTGGAAGGCAGCGCTGGAGGCGGTCGACGGGGACTGGAACCCGTCGTGGCCGCCGGAGTGGCAAAGGCACTATGCGGTGGTGCGGGAGATGCTCGCGGAGGAGACCATCCTCGCCTACGTCGAACCCGGCGTCACCGTCCACGGCATGGACATCGGGAAGTGGCTCGCCAAGCAGCGCAAGCCG encodes:
- a CDS encoding DEAD/DEAH box helicase, encoding MAVKLRDHQIEAVAAIVRGFDIPPGGIPVNGLRGQVHAACGTGKTIIAATSAKRIVPKGRILVLVPTLDLLTQTVQAWRGAGHSGPAVAVCSLTDDPELWNLKVRSTTNPVQLALWHSSGPVTIFGTYASLGVLAEAFEGAYGQQLDPMDLTVVDEAHRTSGSMGKAWADVHNQGVIPSHRRLYLTATPRIWEERLNREVSEGVRDPLPREMAASMDDERVFGPVLYKLSLASAVSRGLLARYQIIVLELQDPVVTPDRLMGEERHSEKVRGERLGALQAALLHTMAQHDLSTCITFHHRTIEAQAYAEGLQRVAAKLHADQPEKYPAAIWADWLCGEHVPERRRGVLGGFGSTAQRAVLSNCRVLGEGVDIRAVDSVALLDPKGAPHDIVQAIGRALRQKPGQGKVASLIVPVFLQPGEKPEDMFTSGSYRPLVKVLEGLRAHDEEAIELLAIPQEPQKDVAQPSEYIGPPPEEGEDESRLLLRFAAPRDPVMVADWISFNVIDTERQDWGRGWAALKKFTERELHARVPYGHKEGAYPLGQWVAEQRRAYGAGQMTGQRARRLEQLGMVWSLVDERFQENLEAAKAYYEQHWTLCAPRSATMLDRPVGQWLANLRRPGALDDRPEWKAALEAVDGDWNPSWPPEWQRHYAVVREMLAEETILAYVEPGVTVHGMDIGKWLAKQRKPEAWAALSDGQRERLEAFGILPHAPEPEAPAKPSTAGVSAFEKGVAALAQYKAREGSVKVPRAHVERLEDGTEVKLGVFLSNSKSRRGKLTAEKLAALASLGLEWAA